Proteins from a single region of Calonectris borealis chromosome 14, bCalBor7.hap1.2, whole genome shotgun sequence:
- the LOC142088006 gene encoding olfactory receptor 4E2-like produces the protein MALGNFSRVTEFILLGLSDTRDLQVLFFTFFFLAYALVLLGNLLIIVTVRSDPKLSSPMYFLLCNLSFIDICCTSVTSPRMLVDLLFQRKAIAFEDCIAQLFFLHFVGASEMFLLTVMAYDRYTAICKPLHYTAIMNRQVCWVLVSACWAGGFLHSIVQTLLTIQLPFCGPNTIDNYFCDVPPVIRLACTDIYVIEWLMVSNSGLISLVCFLVLVTSYTFILVTIRVRFTEGHWKALSTCASHAMVVTLFFVPCIFIYFRPFSTFPSDKHICVIYTVLSPVLNPLIYTLRNNEVKASMRKLWKRCRVF, from the coding sequence ATGGCACTGGGAAACTTCTCTCGAGTGACTGAATTCATCCTCCTGGGGCTTTCTGATACAAGGGACCTGCAAGTCCTCTTCttcacctttttcttcctggCCTATGCCCTTGTTCTGCTGGGGAACCTTCTCATCATTGTGACAGTCAGGAGCGACCCCAAGCTGTCCTCACCCATGTACTTTCTCCTCTGCAATTTGTCCTTCATAGATATCTGCTGCACCTCTGTCACCTCTCCCAGGATGCTGGTGGACCTGCTCTTCCAGAGGAAGGCCATTGCGTTTGAAGACTGTATAGCCCAGCTGTTTTTCCTGCACTTTGTTGGGGCATCAGAGATGTTCCTCCTGACTGTGATGGCATATGACCGCTACACTGCCATCTGCAAGCCCCTGCACTACACAGCCATCATGAACCGGCAGGTGTGCTGGGTCCTGGTGTCTGCCTGCTGGGCAGGGGGCTTCCTCCACTCCATTGTCCAGACGCTGCTCACAATCCAGCTCCCCTTCTGTGGCCCTAACACAATCGACAACTATTTCTGTGATGTACCTCCTGTCATTCGGCTTGCCTGCACAGATATCTATGTCATTGAGTGGCTCATGGTTTCCAACAGTGGCTTAATATCCCTGGTTTGCTTCCTGGTGCTGGTCACATCTTACACGTTCATCCTGGTCACAATCAGGGTCCGCTTCACTGAGGGACACTGGAAGGCGCTCTCCACCTGTGCCTCACATGCGATGGTCGTCACCCTCTTCTTTGTACCCTGCATCTTCATCTACTTCCGCCCCTTTTCTACCTTCCCCTCTGACAAGCACATCTGTGTGATCTACACTGTCTTATCCCCGGTTCTGAATCCCCTCATCTATACTCTGCGGAATAACGAGGTGAAAGCGTCCATGCGGAAATTGTGGAAGCGCTGCAGAGTCTTCTGA